One window from the genome of Elaeis guineensis isolate ETL-2024a chromosome 5, EG11, whole genome shotgun sequence encodes:
- the LOC140857898 gene encoding putative protein phosphatase 2C 53, translating into MSCSVAIASSPSFSPSRIPLSCKSSPETRTLTLAQHHLQAAEGSPSPLGTPCSTSPFRSRFQRAAGGLRAFWAVDSSSPSPPPTSNPGSNSVGKSSLLKRKRPARIDIPLTEDLTFAAPVGSDGRREMEMESARFSVYCKRGRKRLEMEDRYKAELDVHGDPQLAFFGIFDGHGGKGAAEFASENMGDRIVEEVVTRGGERCSEIEEAVKIGYLKTDAEFLKQDVAGGTCCVTALLRKGDLVVSNAGDCRAVLSRAGTAEALTSDHKLSREDERERIESLGGFVDYCRGTWRLQGSLAVSRGIGDSHLKQWVIPEPETKILKIEPECEFLILASDGLWDKVGNQEAVDIARPFCFDTDKPSPLSACKKLADLSAARGSLDDTSVMIIQMRHFV; encoded by the exons ATGTCTTGCTCCGTTGCCATTGCGAGCTCTCCGTCGTTCTCGCCTTCTCGAATCCCTCTTTCCTGCAAGAGCTCCCCAGAAACCCGAACCCTAACCCTAGCGCAGCACCACCTCCAGGCCGCCGAGGGCTCGCCGTCGCCGTTGGGGACGCCATGCTCCACCTCGCCGTTCAGGTCCCGGTTCCAGAGAGCGGCGGGGGGGCTCAGGGCGTTCTGGGCCGTAGACTCGTCATCCCCTTCTCCGCCGCCTACTTCAAATCCGGGTTCGAACTCGGTCGGGAAATCTTCGCTGCTGaagaggaagaggccggcgcggATCGATATACCGTTGACGGAGGATTTGACCTTCGCGGCGCCAGTGGGATCGGACGGCCGGAGGGAGATGGAGATGGAGAGCGCACGGTTCTCGGTGTACTGcaagaggggaaggaagaggttggagatggaggacCGGTATAAGGCTGAACTCGATGTCCACGGTGATCCCCAACTG GCGTTCTTCGGCATTTTCGATGGCCATGGTGGTAAGGGAGCTGCTGAATTTGCTTCAGAGAACATGGGCGATCGTATAGTGGAGGAGGTGGTGACGAGAGGAGGAGAAAGGTGTAGCGAGATAGAGGAAGCAGTCAAGATTGGGTACCTGAAGACAGATGCCGAGTTTCTGAAACAGGATGTGGCAGGAGGGACTTGCTGTGTTACTGCTTTGCTTCGAAAGGGAGACCTTGTGGTTTCCAATGCTGGGGACTGTCGTGCTGTTCTGAGCCGAGCTGGGACGGCGGAGGCTCTAACATCCGACCACAAGCTTTCACGGGAAGACGAAAGGGAGCGAATTGAGAGCCTT GGAGGCTTTGTGGATTATTGTCGAGGAACATGGAGGTTGCAAGGTTCGCTAGCTGTATCCAGGGGAATTGGAGATTCACATCTTAAACAATGGGTTATACCAGAGCCAGAGACTAAAATCCTTAAGATCGAACCTGAATGCGAGTTCTTAATTTTAGCCTCTGATGGGCTATGGGATAAG GTTGGCAATCAGGAGGCAGTAGATATAGCTCGGCCCTTTTGCTTCGATACTGATAAGCCGTCACCTCTCTCTGCTTGTAAAAAGCTTGCTGATCTATCCGCAGCTAGAGGCTCACTTGATGATACTAGTGTGATGATAATACAGATGCGGCATTTTGTCTGA